One window from the genome of Alkalihalobacillus sp. LMS6 encodes:
- a CDS encoding MarR family winged helix-turn-helix transcriptional regulator, which translates to MADNKVQDILGLAAWYRLSRAYHYSLRRSNAYLKEYGLSAAQFDVLVQIGTNQELSQKELAEKLLVTKGNITKLLVKMEMLGWIERRRVHKVKYLTLTEMGEALFNEVVPKQEDHQISHFDALDEQELRQLVKLLKKLEPPT; encoded by the coding sequence ATGGCTGATAATAAGGTACAGGATATTCTTGGCCTGGCTGCTTGGTATAGGCTTTCGCGTGCGTATCATTACAGCTTGAGACGGTCAAATGCGTACTTAAAAGAATATGGATTAAGCGCAGCGCAGTTTGACGTGCTTGTGCAGATTGGTACGAATCAAGAACTTAGCCAAAAAGAGTTGGCGGAAAAGTTACTGGTAACGAAAGGGAATATTACGAAGCTGCTTGTGAAAATGGAGATGTTGGGTTGGATTGAGCGCCGACGGGTGCATAAAGTTAAATATCTGACTTTAACGGAAATGGGTGAAGCGTTGTTTAATGAAGTCGTTCCGAAGCAAGAGGATCATCAAATTTCTCACTTCGATGCGCTTGATGAGCAAGAATTACGTCAGCTCGTTAAATTGTTAAAAAAACTTGAGCCACCTACTTAA
- the ycaC gene encoding isochorismate family cysteine hydrolase YcaC: MSDLYQRLSKEDAAVLLVDHQTGLISGLVRDYGVDEFRNNVLSLAKTAKYFNLPVILTTSFENGPNGPLMQELEEMFPDAPKISRPGQINAWDNEEFVQAVKDTGKKQLIIAGVVTEVCVAFPALSAVNEGYEVFVSVDASGTSSQQVANAALTRMAHGGVQLLNWFSIAGELQRDWRHDVEGFGELLAGQLPSYNNVIGSYEGAQRDLRAQNK; the protein is encoded by the coding sequence ATGAGTGATTTATATCAGCGTTTATCGAAAGAGGATGCAGCCGTATTATTAGTCGATCATCAAACAGGTTTGATTTCAGGTTTGGTAAGAGATTATGGTGTAGATGAATTTCGAAATAACGTCTTATCATTAGCTAAAACTGCAAAGTATTTCAATTTACCAGTTATTTTAACAACAAGTTTTGAAAACGGGCCAAATGGACCGCTAATGCAAGAGCTCGAAGAAATGTTTCCTGATGCGCCCAAGATTTCCCGTCCTGGTCAAATTAATGCTTGGGATAACGAAGAATTTGTACAAGCAGTAAAAGATACTGGAAAAAAACAATTAATTATTGCAGGTGTTGTTACGGAAGTGTGTGTAGCGTTTCCTGCGCTTTCTGCAGTAAATGAAGGGTACGAAGTATTTGTTTCTGTTGATGCTTCAGGTACGTCAAGTCAACAAGTGGCAAATGCTGCTTTAACGAGAATGGCTCATGGCGGGGTCCAATTATTAAACTGGTTTAGTATTGCTGGTGAACTTCAACGTGATTGGAGACATGACGTTGAAGGATTCGGTGAGTTGCTTGCTGGTCAACTGCCAAGTTATAATAATGTTATCGGTAGCTATGAAGGTGCACAAAGAGATCTTCGCGCGCAAAATAAGTAA
- a CDS encoding NADPH-dependent FMN reductase, with amino-acid sequence MSEKLNIGIILGSTREGRVSPSVGDWVKSIADERDDAHYHIVDIADFHLPFLGTTDATDPAIAKWNKTLTELDGFVFIVQEYNHSISGALKNALDLAREAWNNKAAGIVSYGAAGGARAAEHLRGILGELMIADVRTHPTLSMFTDFESFTTFKPQALHKPNVNTMLDQVNSWSQALKPLRNPSPSSK; translated from the coding sequence ATGAGTGAAAAACTGAACATTGGTATTATTTTAGGAAGTACACGGGAGGGTCGCGTTAGCCCATCCGTAGGTGATTGGGTGAAATCGATTGCTGACGAGCGTGATGATGCCCATTATCACATTGTAGATATTGCCGATTTCCATCTACCTTTCCTAGGCACAACAGATGCTACCGATCCAGCTATTGCTAAATGGAATAAAACATTAACGGAGTTAGATGGTTTTGTTTTTATTGTACAGGAATATAACCACAGTATTTCTGGTGCACTTAAAAACGCTCTCGATCTGGCAAGAGAGGCATGGAATAATAAAGCCGCCGGAATTGTCAGTTACGGTGCAGCTGGTGGGGCAAGAGCAGCCGAGCACCTTAGAGGAATATTAGGTGAACTCATGATAGCAGACGTCCGCACACACCCAACGTTATCAATGTTCACGGATTTTGAAAGCTTTACAACATTTAAACCGCAAGCCCTCCATAAACCAAACGTAAATACCATGCTCGATCAAGTAAACAGTTGGAGTCAAGCATTGAAGCCATTAAGAAACCCATCACCATCATCTAAATAG
- a CDS encoding (4Fe-4S)-binding protein — protein sequence MKQELEEQGYRRYYGETIDVYFNKDVCIHAAKCVQNLNEVFDTEKRPWIQPDQAKASDVEATVKLCPSGALQYKRDE from the coding sequence ATGAAACAAGAGTTAGAGGAGCAAGGGTACAGACGTTATTACGGGGAAACAATTGATGTATATTTTAATAAGGATGTTTGTATTCACGCGGCGAAATGTGTGCAGAACTTAAATGAAGTGTTTGATACCGAGAAAAGGCCATGGATTCAACCAGATCAAGCAAAAGCTTCAGATGTGGAGGCCACTGTTAAGCTATGCCCGAGTGGCGCATTACAGTATAAACGAGATGAGTAA
- a CDS encoding DUF6612 family protein translates to MKKLTSVTVASFFVVAVTGNALANEESAADIIHQSNEAMLELDSYSSETMMDMTMPDPMSGEEVTLSVHTMEDVIMDPFAMHQVSTISTPDGDMESTLYWTEDGMYEQGPDGEWYVFEGMSSDEMMELLQATSTREQADMLGEDMSVSDEGDAYVLTYEGNGEDLNDMINDLLGELMMEEEMQGGEALLESFEISDLNYEMTIEKDTYYMTDMMMDMTMMIDDGEESLEMHIAMEQTVSNFNGVDSIVVPDEVKENAEPIDAGGAMPDTASNHLLYAMGGLTLAAGGFGLSALYRRRVRTT, encoded by the coding sequence ATGAAAAAATTAACATCAGTTACGGTAGCAAGTTTTTTTGTTGTAGCGGTTACAGGAAATGCTTTAGCAAATGAAGAGAGTGCCGCTGACATTATTCACCAGTCAAATGAAGCGATGCTCGAACTTGATAGTTATTCTAGCGAAACGATGATGGACATGACGATGCCAGATCCTATGTCTGGTGAAGAGGTAACCCTGTCGGTACATACGATGGAAGATGTCATTATGGATCCATTTGCGATGCACCAAGTATCAACGATTAGCACACCGGATGGGGACATGGAATCCACGCTTTATTGGACAGAAGATGGCATGTACGAGCAGGGGCCGGACGGGGAATGGTACGTTTTTGAAGGAATGAGCAGTGATGAGATGATGGAACTGCTTCAAGCGACGTCGACACGTGAGCAAGCGGACATGCTAGGTGAAGATATGAGCGTTAGCGATGAGGGAGATGCGTACGTTCTCACTTACGAAGGGAACGGCGAAGACTTAAATGACATGATTAATGACCTTCTTGGTGAATTAATGATGGAAGAAGAGATGCAAGGCGGAGAAGCGTTGCTGGAGTCATTTGAAATTAGTGATTTAAACTACGAGATGACAATTGAAAAAGATACGTACTATATGACCGATATGATGATGGATATGACAATGATGATTGACGATGGCGAAGAAAGCCTGGAGATGCATATTGCTATGGAGCAAACCGTCAGTAACTTTAATGGTGTTGATTCGATTGTTGTTCCTGACGAAGTGAAGGAAAATGCTGAGCCAATTGATGCTGGTGGTGCAATGCCAGACACGGCAAGCAATCATCTTCTTTATGCAATGGGTGGCTTGACTCTTGCGGCAGGTGGATTCGGTTTATCTGCGTTGTATCGTCGAAGAGTTCGTACGACTTAA
- a CDS encoding GNAT family N-acetyltransferase, whose translation MIVEEEKRHVYKGESGNVLGEITFVPVGKTKIIIDHTHVLEEGKGKGIAKELVYSVVKRMEQENKLILPLCPFAKLEFEKNPDYQKLLAQK comes from the coding sequence ATGATTGTAGAAGAAGAAAAAAGACATGTGTATAAAGGGGAAAGCGGGAATGTATTAGGTGAAATTACATTTGTTCCAGTTGGGAAAACCAAGATTATTATTGATCACACTCATGTATTGGAAGAAGGAAAAGGAAAGGGAATTGCGAAAGAACTTGTTTATTCGGTCGTAAAACGTATGGAGCAAGAGAATAAGCTTATTTTACCGCTTTGTCCATTTGCAAAGTTAGAATTTGAGAAAAATCCAGACTATCAAAAGCTATTGGCACAAAAATAA